TCTAAAACTGCGTAAAGATGAGCTTTATCCAAAGTAACCGGCAAGATTTCATGAGAAACATTTAAAATTCTTTTTAATTCTTGCCTGGTCTTTTCATAATCATTAGTGCTTAATTCTAAAGCAGTAATTAAAAGATTGGCAAAATTATGTCCTTTCAATTCGCCTGATTGAAAACGATAATCAAAAAGTTCTTTAATTGCCGGCGAAGTGTTGGCTAAAGCAATGAATGCCCGGCGAATATCGCCCGGAGAAACAATTTTATAATCTTTTCTCAGTCGTCCGGCCGAACCACCAGAGTCAAGCATGGCGCAAATTACCGATAATTTCACAGGATATTCTTTTAGTCCGGTCAAAACTGCTTTGGGCATAGCATTGCCGCCGCCAAGGCAAACAATGTTTTTATTTTTCAGTCCCGATTTCTTTTGCATGGTTTTTTGCCAATTGAAAAGTTTTTTTATTTAATTCCAGGTGTTTTTCCGGAATTATCTTTTTAATTGCCTTGAGAATTGAATCCGGTTTTAAGGGAATTAACTTTTTAAAGACGGCTAAACTAAGCAGATAAATTCCGGCCGTAACTCCGGTCCCGAATTCTTTTTGACAAATTTCGGCGGCCGGAATGAAAATTATCTTTTTTGAAAATTCTTTCAGATTATTCAAAATTCGTCTCTCGGAAATTCCTTTTTGGCCGGGTATTAAGGCAAAATATTTATTGATTAAAAAAATCGTTTTGGGGTTGCTAAAATGAAGTCCCCTTAAACTCTCTTGGGCCTCTAAGGCCAAAATTAAATTTGCTTTTCCTTTGGAAATCAACGGAGAAAAAAGTTCTTGACCAAATCTAATATGAACCTCAACCGAACCTCCTCTCTGAGATAAGCCGTGGAGTTCAGAACTTTTAAAATCAAGATTGTCAATCAAAGCAGCTTCAGCCAAAATCTGCAAAAGAGTAATTTGGCCCTGGCCGCCTGTTCCAACAATCAACATATTAAATTGGCTTATTTTTTTATCTGAATGCATGGTTTACAAACAATAATTACCGAAACTTCTTTTTTTTCTAAAAATTCTTTAATCGTTTCAATGAATTCTTCTTGATTAACCGGGTCAATTATTTTAAGGTGTTTTACTCCGCAGGCCCGAACAATGTTCTCTATTTTAATCCCGTTGGGAATAGACGGCGCTCCGGGGTGGGGTTGAAGGCCGGTCATGGCTGTGGTTTGATTTTCCAAAATAATAATCAGGGGATTTGATTTGTTAAAAACAGTATTAATCAAAGCAGGAATGCCGGCATGGAAGAAAGATGAGTCGCCGACAAAAGCAATTAGTTTCTGCTTGTCCGCTGCCTTCTTAACCCCATGGGCAATGCCGACGGAAGAACCCATACAAGATAAATAATCCTGCATATTAACAGCCGGTGTGCCAAATAACATATAACAACCGATTTCCCCCCCAAAAATAACTTTTTTTGTGTCAACCGCCTTTTTAATTGCCGAAACAACCAGCCAATAGGGGCAACCGGGACATAATCGAGGCATTCGCCTCGGAATTTTCAATTTTCCCCCGCCCTTTTGCGAAAGGGCGGGGTTCAATAAATTTTCAATTTTTAATTTTTTATTAGTAAATTTAGCAACAGCGAAGGTAACAATTTCTGGTTTTAATTCGCCTGTTTCCGGTAATAGTTTTTTCCCTATTACTCCTAATTTACAATTAACGGCTTTGGCTAATCTTTCTACCTCTCTTTCCAAATAAGGCTCCAATTCTTCAACGATTAAAACCGCGTCTAATCTTTTAATGAAATTTTTAATTTTCTTTTCCGGCAGGGGATAAAAAAATCCCAGCCTTAAAACCGGTAAATTTAAATCCAACTCTTTTAACGCCTCCTTCACATACAAATAAGAGATTCCCGAAGCAATAATTCCTATTTTTTTATTCGTAATTCGATTGAATTCGTAATTCGTAGGGCTCTTTTCAGAAAATTCTCTGATTTTTTCAATCTTTTCCAAAAGTTCTTTTTTCATCTCCAAAACCCGGGGCGGCAAAGTCACAAATTTTTTGGGATCTTTAACAAACCTTCCCTTAAGGAGCTTAGCTCCTTTTTCCGGAAGCTTTTCTATCTTTACTGGCATTTTCTGATGGGCCACGCGGGTGGTGGTTCTTATCATTACCGGAATTTTGAATTTTTCTGAAATTTGAAAAGCCAATTTGGTAAAATCTTTGCATTCCTGGGGGTCTGATGGCTCTAAAATGGGAATGTGCGCGGCAGAAGCTATAAAGCGCGAATCTTGTTCTGATTGGGCTGAACTATGGCAAGACGGATCGTCTGCCACAATAATAACGGTTGGCCCCTTTACGCCCGTATAAACAAAAGGTATCAAAGAATCAAGACAAACATTTAAGCCGAAGCTCTTCATTGCCACCAAAGTTTTCAAACCGGAAAAACTGGCTCCAATTCCGGCTTCCAAAGCCACTTTCTCATTGGTTGAAAATTCAAAATAACCTTTATAGCTTTTATTTTGAGATAATTTGAAAAAAGTATTTCCGATTTCCGAAGCCGGCGTTCCCGGATAAGTGGAAACAAAATTCACCCCCGCTTCCAGGGCTCCTCTGACAATTGCTTCATTCCCAAGTAAAATAATTTTTTTCCCCGGTCTATTTAATAAGATTTCCTCCATTTTAATATTTTCCTTCCCGGCGTTCGCTCTTTGAGCTTCGGCGGACAGGTTATTTTTGATGCTGCGGCTTGGTCAAGAATAACAATAGTGTCTGGATGTTTTTGTAAAATTGAGGCTGTGATTTGAGGAGTAATTGGTCCTTCTATAAATTTTGCAACTGCCTCAGCTTTATTTTCGCCAGAAGCTAAAAGTAAAATCTTTTTTGCCTCAAAAACTGTTTGCGGCCCCATAGTAATANNNNNNNNNNNNNNNNNNNNNNNNNNNNNNNNNNNNNNNNNNNNNNNNNNNNNNNNNNNNNNNNNNNNNNNNNNNNNNNNNNNNNNNNNNNNNNNNNNNNNNNNNNNNNNNNNNNNNNNNNNNNNNNNNNNNNNNNNNNNNNNNNNNNNNNNNNNNNNNNNNNNNNNNNNNNNNNNNNNNNNNNNNNNNNNNNNNNNNNNTAGCAACCTTGGGGAGTACCTCCGCTAGCTAATCCTAAAACAAGATTAGGTTTTGCCTGGATTGCCTCTTTAATAATCTTTGCTGCTTCTTTGCTTAACTCTTCATAAGTTTTTTTAATAAGTATTTTCATATACGCGAGTAGAGCGAAGTGTGGAGATGAGCGGAGCTCATCGACTTACGATGTTAATTAATTTTCCGGGGACAAATATTATTTTCTTAATTCTCTTGCCCTCTATCCATTTTTGCACTTTTTTTTCGGCAAAAGCAAGTTTTTTGAGTTTTTCTTCAGAAATATCCGACTCAACTTCAATTTTATCTCTAACCTTACCGTTGATTTGAATGATTAAAATGAGCTTTTTTTCTTTAATCAATTTTTTGTCGTATCCGGGCCAAGATTGATTGTGAATTGAATTTTTGATTTTGATTTTTGGATTCGGAATTTTGGTAAAATATTTTTGCCATAATTCTTCAGCTAAATGGGGGGCGAAAGGAGCAAGTAATAATAAAATTGTCTGGTAGTTAGTAGTTGTCAGCCTGGGAAACTTTAACATCTCATTGACTAAAATCATCAAGGCAGAGATGGCTGTATTAAACTTGAAATTCTCAATATCTTCAGTAACTTTTTTAATCGTTTTGTGAATTATTTTTTCTAATTCTTGATTTTTATTTGCCTCGTCTAAAACTTGTTTTTGCGCGGGGATTTTTGATTTTTTAATTTTATTTTGGAGATTCCAGACTTTTTCCAAAAACCGATAAATCCCGATTATTCCTTTGGGATTCCAGGGCCCTCCTTGGTCATAGGGTCCCATAAAAGAGAGATACATTCTAATGGTATCGGCTCCGTATTTTTTAACTTCTTTGTCCGGATCAATGACATTGCCTCTTGATTTTGACATTTTCTGACTATCAGGTCCCAAAATAATTCCCTGATGATAAAGAGACGCAAATGGTTCATCAAAATTTAAATAACCCAAGTTCTTTAAGGCCTTGGTAAAAAATCTGGAATACAAAAGATGCAAAACAGTATGTTCGGCTCCCCCGATATACATTTTCACCGGCAGCCAGTTTTTTAATTTTTCTTTTGAGACGAATTTTTTATTGTTTTCAGGGTCGGCATATCTTAAATAATACCAGGCAGAACAAACAAAAGTATCCATAGTGTCGGTTTCCCTCTGAGCTAAGTTCTTACATTTTGGACAAACAACTTCAATAAATTTTTTAGATTTAGCTAAGGGTGATTTTCCTTCTTCAGCCGGTAAATAATCTTTGACTTTTGGCAATAGAACCGGCAAGTCCTTTTCTTTGACCGACTGCCAATTGCATTTTTGACAAAAAATCATCGGAATAGGGCAACCCCAATATCTCTGGCGCGAGATTAACCAATCTTTTAGTTTATAGTAAATTGCTTTTTGGCCCAACTCCCTTTTTATCAACCACTCAGCCATTCTCTCTCTGGCTTTTTTTGAATCCATTCCATTGAATCTTCCTGAATTTATCAAATAACCCTCTCCCTGGTAAGGTCTTTCAAATCTTCCGCCAGAAACCACCAGGGGCGCTTTTTGGGGCAATTTTTTTTCCTTGGAATAGGGCTGAATAACATCAATAATCGGCAAATTATATTTTCTAGCAAAAACAAAATCGCGACTATCATGGCCGGGAACAGCCATAATTGCCCCTGTCCCATAATGGACTAAAACATAATCTGCCGCAAAAATTGGAATTTCTCTGCCATTAACCGGATTAATTGCTTTAATTCCCCGGATTTCTATTCCGGTTTTTTCTTTCATTTCTGAAATTCTTTCTCTCTCTGTCTTCTTTTTTGATTCCTCAATATATTTCTCAATAAATTTAAAATTTGAGATTTGGGGCTTGAGGTTTTGAATTATTGGATGCTCGGGCGCTACCACCAAATAAGTAGCGCCGAATAAAGTGTCTGTCCGTGTTGTGAACACGGGAATTTTAAATTCCGAATCTTGAATTTTGAATTTAATCTCAACACCCTCAGATTTCCCGAGCCAATTTTTTTGCGCTATTTTGGTTTTTTCCGGCCAATCAAGTTTTTCCAAACCCTTTAATAAATCTTCGGTATAGTCGGTAATCTTAAAAAACCATTGTTCAATTTCTTTTTGAATAACTTCGGATTGGCATCTTTCGCATTTCCCCTCAACAACTTGTTCATTAGCCAAAACCGTTTTACAAGAAGGACAAAAATTAGCCGGAGCTTTTGCTCTGTAAGCCAAACCCTTTTTATATAATTGTAAAAATATCCATTGGGTCCATTTATAATACTCGGGTTCTGAAGTCCTTATTTCTCTTTGCCAATCATAAATTGAACCCATTGATTTAAGTTGTTTTCTCATTTTTTCAATATTTTGATAGGTCCAGGTTCGGGGATGAATTTTATGTTTTAAAGCCGCGTTTTCAGCCGGCAAGCCAAAAGCGTCAAAACCCATTGGCGACATTACATTAAAGCCCTGTTGTTTTTTGAATCTGGCATAGATATCAGCCGGAGCAAAATTGTACCAATGACCAATATGAAGGTCGCCCGAAGGATAAGGAAACATAACTAAATGATAAAAATTTTTCTTACCCCTAACTTTATCAGGGGTTCTGTAAATTCCATTTTTCTGCCAAATTCTTTGCCACTTTTTTTCAATTTTTTGCGGATTATAATAAATCATATTTTAAATAGTTTTTTAGCGTTTTCAGTAGTTACCCTTGATATTTCTTCAAAAACGAGCGACTGAAAGGAGCGAGTCAAAATGACCCCCTTATTAGTGGGGTCATTGCGCTTTAAATTTTTAATTTTGGCAATTTCTTCGGCGATGTATTTTACATATAGGGGCTCATTGCGAATAGGTAATGGCCCCGCCCTCACTAAATCTTCGGCGAGCAAGGGTGGAGTTAAATAAGGACAATCGGTTTCAACTAAAATTCTATCTAAGGGTGTTCTTTTAATATTTTCTTTAAAATTAATTCCTTCTATTTTTTTAAAAATTATTCCATTAAAGCCGATATAATATCCAAAATCTAAATACTTTTGAAGTTCTTCTAAATTTCCGACAAAGCCATGAGCCACTGCTTTTTCTGGTCTTACCCCCGGGTTATTTGATAAAAATTCAATTAAATCTTGATGTCCCATTCGGCAATGAAAAACAACGGGTAAATTTAGTTCTTTTGCCAATTCTAACTGTCTCAAAAGCAAATCTTTTTGTTTTTGTTTAAAGAGTTCTTTCTTTTTAGTAGTTTTTGGCCGCCAATAGTAATCTAAACCAATTTCGCCAATGGCTACCACCTTAGGATTCTTAGCTAATTCTTTATATTTTTCGTAATCAAATTCTTCTTCTTTTGTCCTGACTTCAATTTCTTCCAAATCATTTTTTATTTTCACCAAACCGGTTTCCAAATGAATCGGATGTAAGCCGATGGCGGCAAAAACACCCTCAGGATATTTTTGGGCAATCTCCACTGCTTTTTTGCTTGTCTCATAATTTGTGCCGATATTTATCATCCAGACCCCATTAGAAATTTTATTTCTAACGGGACTTAAAGACCGCCGAATCACTCCGCAGGCATCATCTTTGTAAGCGTTGAAGTTTACATGCGCATGCGTGTCTATTAACATAAAAGCATTATAACAAAAAAAGGGACGGGTACTTTTTGCCTCTCTTTACCTTATTGCCTTACTCTTAATAGCTATTATAAGATAAAATTTTAAAAGAATCAACTAAGAACCAAAAACAGCTGAAAAAAAGTACCCGTCCCTTTTTTAACTGGTCT
The nucleotide sequence above comes from Candidatus Nealsonbacteria bacterium. Encoded proteins:
- a CDS encoding indolepyruvate oxidoreductase subunit beta — its product is MLIVGTGGQGQITLLQILAEAALIDNLDFKSSELHGLSQRGGSVEVHIRFGQELFSPLISKGKANLILALEAQESLRGLHFSNPKTIFLINKYFALIPGQKGISERRILNNLKEFSKKIIFIPAAEICQKEFGTGVTAGIYLLSLAVFKKLIPLKPDSILKAIKKIIPEKHLELNKKTFQLAKNHAKEIGTEK
- a CDS encoding indolepyruvate ferredoxin oxidoreductase subunit alpha — encoded protein: MEEILLNRPGKKIILLGNEAIVRGALEAGVNFVSTYPGTPASEIGNTFFKLSQNKSYKGYFEFSTNEKVALEAGIGASFSGLKTLVAMKSFGLNVCLDSLIPFVYTGVKGPTVIIVADDPSCHSSAQSEQDSRFIASAAHIPILEPSDPQECKDFTKLAFQISEKFKIPVMIRTTTRVAHQKMPVKIEKLPEKGAKLLKGRFVKDPKKFVTLPPRVLEMKKELLEKIEKIREFSEKSPTNYEFNRITNKKIGIIASGISYLYVKEALKELDLNLPVLRLGFFYPLPEKKIKNFIKRLDAVLIVEELEPYLEREVERLAKAVNCKLGVIGKKLLPETGELKPEIVTFAVAKFTNKKLKIENLLNPALSQKGGGKLKIPRRMPRLCPGCPYWLVVSAIKKAVDTKKVIFGGEIGCYMLFGTPAVNMQDYLSCMGSSVGIAHGVKKAADKQKLIAFVGDSSFFHAGIPALINTVFNKSNPLIIILENQTTAMTGLQPHPGAPSIPNGIKIENIVRACGVKHLKIIDPVNQEEFIETIKEFLEKKEVSVIIVCKPCIQIKK
- the leuS gene encoding leucine--tRNA ligase, with the protein product MIYYNPQKIEKKWQRIWQKNGIYRTPDKVRGKKNFYHLVMFPYPSGDLHIGHWYNFAPADIYARFKKQQGFNVMSPMGFDAFGLPAENAALKHKIHPRTWTYQNIEKMRKQLKSMGSIYDWQREIRTSEPEYYKWTQWIFLQLYKKGLAYRAKAPANFCPSCKTVLANEQVVEGKCERCQSEVIQKEIEQWFFKITDYTEDLLKGLEKLDWPEKTKIAQKNWLGKSEGVEIKFKIQDSEFKIPVFTTRTDTLFGATYLVVAPEHPIIQNLKPQISNFKFIEKYIEESKKKTERERISEMKEKTGIEIRGIKAINPVNGREIPIFAADYVLVHYGTGAIMAVPGHDSRDFVFARKYNLPIIDVIQPYSKEKKLPQKAPLVVSGGRFERPYQGEGYLINSGRFNGMDSKKARERMAEWLIKRELGQKAIYYKLKDWLISRQRYWGCPIPMIFCQKCNWQSVKEKDLPVLLPKVKDYLPAEEGKSPLAKSKKFIEVVCPKCKNLAQRETDTMDTFVCSAWYYLRYADPENNKKFVSKEKLKNWLPVKMYIGGAEHTVLHLLYSRFFTKALKNLGYLNFDEPFASLYHQGIILGPDSQKMSKSRGNVIDPDKEVKKYGADTIRMYLSFMGPYDQGGPWNPKGIIGIYRFLEKVWNLQNKIKKSKIPAQKQVLDEANKNQELEKIIHKTIKKVTEDIENFKFNTAISALMILVNEMLKFPRLTTTNYQTILLLLAPFAPHLAEELWQKYFTKIPNPKIKIKNSIHNQSWPGYDKKLIKEKKLILIIQINGKVRDKIEVESDISEEKLKKLAFAEKKVQKWIEGKRIKKIIFVPGKLINIVSR
- a CDS encoding TatD family hydrolase, with the translated sequence MLIDTHAHVNFNAYKDDACGVIRRSLSPVRNKISNGVWMINIGTNYETSKKAVEIAQKYPEGVFAAIGLHPIHLETGLVKIKNDLEEIEVRTKEEEFDYEKYKELAKNPKVVAIGEIGLDYYWRPKTTKKKELFKQKQKDLLLRQLELAKELNLPVVFHCRMGHQDLIEFLSNNPGVRPEKAVAHGFVGNLEELQKYLDFGYYIGFNGIIFKKIEGINFKENIKRTPLDRILVETDCPYLTPPLLAEDLVRAGPLPIRNEPLYVKYIAEEIAKIKNLKRNDPTNKGVILTRSFQSLVFEEISRVTTENAKKLFKI